One window of Thermodesulfobacteriota bacterium genomic DNA carries:
- a CDS encoding autotransporter domain-containing protein produces MKKQILILLCVFVLSAALCPGISSAKGQKNAVNAGGWGILGLDLDAFVRAAEFETLLTNNLSILGRVSALDYEYDETGYEEDGEGIGLGAGVRYYFSGSGLDGFYLGGSLEFWDVEYDFEEYNSIFGEGDLKAVNVSAEAGYRFMFNKNMGIVPNARLGNFFTFDEDCTLNSGVPCSNDSELGIYLVLGVLFTFSF; encoded by the coding sequence ATGAAAAAGCAAATTCTTATTTTATTGTGTGTATTTGTGCTCTCGGCCGCCTTATGTCCAGGCATCAGTTCTGCCAAAGGTCAAAAAAATGCTGTTAATGCAGGAGGATGGGGCATTTTAGGACTTGATCTGGATGCCTTTGTTCGAGCCGCTGAATTTGAAACACTATTGACCAATAACCTATCGATTCTCGGTCGTGTTTCTGCCCTTGATTATGAGTATGATGAAACTGGTTATGAAGAAGACGGTGAGGGAATCGGCCTGGGAGCAGGCGTTCGTTATTACTTTTCCGGTTCGGGCTTGGATGGATTCTATCTGGGCGGCTCTTTAGAATTCTGGGACGTTGAATATGACTTCGAAGAATACAATTCTATTTTTGGCGAAGGTGACCTCAAGGCCGTAAATGTCAGCGCTGAAGCCGGTTACCGGTTTATGTTCAATAAAAATATGGGTATTGTCCCCAATGCCAGACTGGGAAATTTTTTCACTTTTGACGAAGACTGCACCCTCAATTCTGGTGTGCCTTGTAGTAATGATAGTGAGCTCGGAATTTACCTGGTTCTTGGCGTTCTTTTCACCTTTTCGTTCTAG